Proteins from a single region of Halalkalibaculum roseum:
- a CDS encoding SDR family oxidoreductase, with product MKDKIVLIVGGSGGIGSAAAKVFAKAGAKVVLAARNKSKAEEVAKEINDSGGEAFVIGVDVTDLASVSTMTREVTEDLGSIDVLVNAFGQGIIQPLLDIKPDDAKNVLETNVYGTFLVTQTVVRHMATEKKGRVIMLPGTLGKYVMKNSSVYAASKFAVTGFTKALIEENKRSGIKFTLMHLGGVDTPFWDDDKVDMRVQRDKMLTPEEVGKAIYYAANQPADSVLNEITIQPESHQMV from the coding sequence ATGAAAGACAAAATTGTACTCATTGTAGGTGGCTCAGGCGGAATTGGAAGCGCTGCGGCCAAAGTATTTGCGAAAGCCGGCGCGAAAGTGGTGCTTGCCGCTCGTAATAAGAGTAAGGCAGAAGAAGTAGCCAAAGAGATTAACGACAGCGGTGGAGAAGCTTTTGTAATCGGTGTGGATGTCACCGACCTGGCATCGGTATCAACAATGACCCGGGAGGTAACTGAAGATCTCGGCAGTATAGATGTACTGGTCAATGCGTTCGGACAAGGTATCATCCAACCGCTCTTGGATATTAAACCTGATGATGCCAAAAATGTACTTGAAACAAATGTATACGGTACCTTTCTGGTTACCCAGACAGTCGTTCGACATATGGCTACCGAGAAAAAGGGGAGGGTTATCATGCTTCCCGGTACACTCGGCAAATACGTGATGAAAAATTCATCCGTCTACGCGGCCTCCAAATTTGCCGTTACCGGCTTTACCAAAGCCCTAATTGAAGAGAACAAGAGAAGCGGTATCAAATTTACCCTGATGCACCTTGGCGGCGTTGACACTCCCTTTTGGGATGATGACAAAGTTGATATGCGAGTACAGCGCGATAAGATGCTGACCCCGGAAGAAGTGGGCAAAGCAATCTACTATGCTGCCAACCAGCCTGCGGATTCGGTGCTGAACGAAATCACCATACAACCGGAATCACATCAAATGGTATAG
- the purL gene encoding phosphoribosylformylglycinamidine synthase subunit PurL, whose amino-acid sequence MPEKTIQEPEVTLELAKDHGLNEEEFEKIKEYLGRTPNFTELGVYSVMWSEHCSYKNSILEIKKLPNEGPQLLVGAGEENAGLVDIGDGLGCAFKVESHNHPSAIEPYQGAATGVGGIHRDIFTMGARPVASLNSLRFGKLDNERVRFLLDGVVRGIADYGNSFGVPVVGGEIYFDEKYEGNPLVNAMSVGIVKEGQTVSAIAEGVGNPVLIVGSSTGRDGIHGATFASEEISEESEEKRPSVQVGDPFTEKLLLEASLEAIKNGGIVGMQDMGAAGISCSSSEMSAKGKCGMRLDLDKVPAREKGMTAYEMLLSESQERMLIVAEKGREQELIDIYEKWDLNAVVIGEVVEGENVTYLKDGEAKADIPADSLVLGGGAPVYERETKRPSYLDETQNFNTDSLDHPEDHNDILKKLLGSPNIASKRWVHEQYDTMVRTNTVNAPGPSDSGVVRIKGTNKGLAVKTDCNGRYVYLNPRRGGQIAVAEAARNVVCSGAKPMAITNCLNFGNPYKPEVYWTFKEALAGMGEACRTFNTPVTGGNVSFYNENPKAAVFPTPVIGMLGLIEDLENHRMTPGFKEENDVIYYIGAERSGLGGTEYLSSLFDLTTGDTPDIDLEFEAKLQETLLDSIKQGMIKSAHDLSDGGLAVSLAEKSIFSGIGAAIDISELGEDSHEVMYSEAQSGVVITVSEEQQEVMENHFSKAGIPVHKIGMTGGSKLVIENLVALPVDQLSKIYEGVIPSAMQLPV is encoded by the coding sequence ATGCCGGAAAAAACTATACAAGAACCGGAAGTAACACTGGAACTGGCCAAAGACCACGGTCTTAATGAAGAAGAGTTTGAGAAAATCAAAGAGTACCTGGGGCGTACTCCAAACTTTACGGAGCTGGGTGTCTATTCAGTTATGTGGAGTGAGCACTGCTCCTACAAGAATTCCATCCTTGAAATAAAAAAACTTCCCAATGAAGGTCCCCAGTTGTTGGTGGGAGCCGGTGAAGAAAACGCCGGACTCGTAGATATCGGTGACGGACTCGGATGTGCTTTTAAGGTTGAAAGTCACAATCATCCTTCTGCGATTGAACCGTACCAGGGTGCAGCGACAGGTGTAGGAGGTATCCATCGTGATATTTTTACTATGGGTGCCCGTCCCGTGGCCAGTCTAAATTCGCTGCGTTTCGGAAAGCTCGATAATGAGCGAGTACGGTTCCTGCTAGACGGCGTGGTAAGGGGGATTGCCGATTACGGTAATTCGTTTGGAGTACCTGTAGTGGGCGGAGAAATTTATTTTGATGAAAAGTACGAAGGCAATCCGCTGGTCAATGCCATGAGCGTGGGTATTGTCAAGGAAGGACAGACCGTGTCGGCTATTGCTGAAGGGGTCGGCAACCCCGTACTGATTGTAGGGTCGAGTACCGGGCGCGATGGTATCCATGGGGCTACTTTTGCCTCGGAGGAGATCAGCGAGGAGAGTGAAGAGAAGCGTCCGAGTGTTCAGGTCGGTGACCCATTTACGGAAAAACTGTTGCTGGAAGCCTCCCTGGAAGCCATCAAAAACGGGGGTATCGTAGGCATGCAGGATATGGGTGCCGCAGGTATTTCCTGCTCCTCATCCGAGATGAGTGCCAAGGGCAAATGCGGCATGCGGTTAGACTTGGATAAAGTGCCGGCGCGTGAGAAAGGTATGACTGCCTATGAGATGCTGCTGTCGGAAAGCCAGGAACGCATGCTGATCGTTGCTGAAAAGGGACGCGAGCAGGAGCTCATCGATATTTATGAAAAATGGGATCTGAATGCGGTTGTCATTGGAGAAGTCGTTGAAGGAGAAAATGTGACCTATCTTAAAGATGGGGAAGCAAAGGCGGATATTCCGGCCGACAGCCTCGTATTGGGTGGTGGCGCACCGGTTTATGAAAGAGAAACCAAACGTCCGTCATACCTGGATGAGACTCAGAATTTTAATACTGACTCATTGGATCATCCCGAGGATCACAATGATATCCTTAAAAAGCTGCTGGGATCGCCGAATATCGCATCCAAACGATGGGTTCACGAGCAGTACGATACCATGGTACGAACCAATACGGTGAATGCACCCGGACCTTCTGATTCGGGCGTGGTTCGCATCAAAGGCACCAACAAAGGCCTGGCGGTAAAGACTGACTGTAACGGACGTTATGTGTATTTAAATCCTCGTAGAGGCGGACAAATCGCAGTAGCTGAAGCCGCACGAAATGTGGTCTGTAGCGGAGCAAAGCCGATGGCTATTACGAACTGCCTCAATTTTGGGAATCCTTACAAACCTGAGGTGTACTGGACATTTAAGGAGGCATTGGCAGGGATGGGCGAGGCTTGTCGAACCTTCAACACTCCGGTTACCGGCGGTAATGTCAGTTTCTATAACGAGAATCCAAAAGCAGCCGTATTTCCAACCCCGGTTATCGGAATGCTCGGGCTCATTGAAGATCTTGAAAACCACAGGATGACGCCGGGTTTTAAAGAAGAGAATGATGTTATCTATTATATCGGTGCCGAGAGATCAGGCTTGGGCGGAACGGAGTACCTGAGTTCACTCTTTGATCTGACCACCGGCGATACTCCTGACATCGATCTTGAATTTGAGGCTAAACTTCAGGAAACGCTTCTGGATAGTATCAAACAGGGCATGATAAAATCAGCGCATGATCTTTCTGATGGCGGTTTGGCTGTGAGTCTAGCTGAAAAATCAATTTTTTCAGGCATTGGGGCGGCTATCGATATTTCCGAACTAGGAGAAGACAGTCATGAAGTGATGTACAGCGAGGCACAATCAGGTGTTGTTATTACTGTCTCAGAAGAACAACAAGAGGTTATGGAAAACCATTTTTCCAAAGCCGGGATACCGGTTCACAAAATAGGTATGACGGGTGGCAGTAAATTGGTTATAGAGAACCTGGTAGCCCTTCCCGTAGATCAGCTTAGCAAGATCTATGAAGGAGTTATTCCTTCAGCCATGCAGCTGCCGGTTTAG
- a CDS encoding polymer-forming cytoskeletal protein, whose amino-acid sequence MKNSESYTYLDKDTNFRGTIKTSKLVLEGSMQGDVHASDAIHLKKGSVLRGDIKAKNISFDEGSVYNGKLLVGPSRNGS is encoded by the coding sequence GTGAAAAATTCGGAGAGTTATACATACCTCGACAAGGACACCAATTTCAGGGGTACCATAAAAACCTCCAAACTGGTGCTTGAGGGATCGATGCAAGGTGACGTTCATGCCAGCGATGCCATTCACCTTAAAAAGGGTTCCGTGTTAAGGGGAGACATAAAAGCTAAGAACATTTCCTTTGATGAAGGATCCGTTTATAACGGTAAACTGCTGGTAGGCCCGAGTAGAAACGGCAGTTAG
- a CDS encoding DUF1579 family protein, whose translation MRYLSFTLLFLLLLFLSLPANAQNSIEDLEPEQYFDFWVGEWELSWTDKQGNQGKGINVIEKILDGEVIQEHFESTGGSQKGYKGTSISVYNPQRESWHQAWADNQGGYIDLLGSVDGNKRIFQTGPRPGPQGNTIISRMVFYDITENTFTWDWESSTNEGDTWMLNWRIEYKRVK comes from the coding sequence ATGAGATATTTGTCATTTACTTTACTCTTTTTATTGCTTCTGTTCTTAAGCTTACCGGCCAATGCGCAAAATAGTATCGAAGATTTAGAACCGGAGCAGTATTTTGACTTTTGGGTGGGAGAATGGGAGCTCAGCTGGACTGATAAACAGGGCAATCAGGGCAAGGGCATCAATGTCATAGAAAAAATTCTTGACGGAGAAGTCATTCAGGAACATTTCGAAAGCACTGGAGGATCCCAAAAAGGATACAAGGGTACAAGTATTTCAGTTTATAATCCGCAGAGAGAGTCATGGCACCAGGCATGGGCGGATAATCAGGGTGGGTATATTGATCTGCTTGGGTCTGTTGACGGAAACAAGCGAATCTTTCAAACAGGGCCGAGACCCGGTCCCCAGGGCAACACCATCATTAGCCGAATGGTTTTCTATGATATTACTGAAAATACCTTCACCTGGGACTGGGAATCATCCACTAATGAAGGAGATACCTGGATGCTCAACTGGCGGATCGAGTACAAAAGAGTGAAATAG
- a CDS encoding carboxymuconolactone decarboxylase family protein has product MAYIELNNKMPGIAGLLQYRPETAKPLSELAEILLRGPSSLSSGEREMIASYVSYRNKCHFCHTSHGAAAAHHFDGDLSLIDDIKNNFKKTEISPKLRSLLDIAAKVQQSGNDVKESDIDAARNNGASDREIHDAVLIAAAFCMYNRYVDGLGTWAPEEKEAYDESGKRLAHEGYLSINS; this is encoded by the coding sequence ATGGCTTATATAGAATTGAATAATAAGATGCCCGGTATAGCCGGACTCTTGCAGTATCGACCAGAAACGGCAAAACCTTTGAGTGAACTTGCCGAAATTTTACTAAGGGGTCCTTCCAGCCTCTCTTCCGGTGAACGTGAAATGATTGCTTCTTATGTCTCCTACAGAAATAAGTGTCATTTCTGTCACACCTCCCATGGAGCTGCAGCTGCCCATCATTTCGACGGTGATCTTTCACTAATCGATGACATCAAAAATAATTTCAAAAAAACTGAGATCTCGCCAAAGCTGCGTTCATTACTGGATATTGCTGCGAAGGTTCAACAAAGCGGAAATGATGTAAAAGAGTCAGATATCGATGCTGCCCGTAATAATGGCGCTTCGGACCGTGAAATACACGATGCGGTTTTAATTGCTGCAGCTTTCTGCATGTACAACAGGTATGTAGACGGGCTGGGCACCTGGGCACCGGAAGAAAAAGAAGCCTATGATGAATCCGGCAAACGACTTGCCCATGAAGGCTACTTATCTATTAACTCCTAA
- the lat gene encoding L-lysine 6-transaminase, whose protein sequence is MSTNTKVNPKEVHSILDKHILTDGLDMVLDLEKSEGVYLYDSRGEKRYLDFFTFFASNPLGMNHPRLSNDEFIRKIGKAAVNKPSNSDVYTEAMAEFVDNFDRIGIPDYMPYAFFISGGALAVENALKVAFDWKVQKNFEKGYRQEKGHKVLHLEKAFHGRSGYTLSLTNTLPNKTKYFPKFDWPRIVNPVMKFPATDEHVRQAVDLEGKAIAQAERYFEMYKDEIACIILEPIQGEGGDNHFRLEFHQALRDLADKHEALLIYDEVQTGVGLTGKFWAHEHYVKPDILAFGKKAQVCGILSNDRVDDIETNCFHVSSRINSTWGGNLVDMVRFGRILEVIEEEKLVENAAEVGSYLQDKLSELAEEFEHFSNPRGKGLFCAIDLPNGHARDAVKKQCIENQLMILACGERTIRFRPPLNVKKEHVDEAISIMQKSYKEAAGKCPALTSNSYTLPNGNSGS, encoded by the coding sequence ATGTCTACCAATACCAAGGTAAATCCTAAAGAAGTACACAGTATCCTTGATAAGCATATCCTTACCGATGGTCTGGATATGGTTCTGGATCTTGAGAAAAGCGAAGGTGTTTACCTTTATGATTCGAGAGGCGAAAAGCGCTACCTGGATTTCTTTACTTTCTTTGCCTCCAACCCACTGGGTATGAATCACCCGAGGCTGTCGAATGATGAATTTATACGTAAAATAGGAAAGGCTGCCGTCAACAAGCCATCCAATTCGGACGTCTACACTGAGGCAATGGCAGAGTTTGTCGACAATTTTGACCGAATCGGAATACCGGACTACATGCCCTATGCTTTCTTCATCTCGGGAGGAGCTCTCGCAGTTGAAAATGCCCTTAAAGTTGCATTTGACTGGAAGGTTCAGAAAAACTTTGAGAAGGGTTATCGTCAGGAAAAAGGTCATAAGGTCCTTCACCTTGAAAAAGCTTTCCACGGGCGCTCGGGCTACACGTTATCACTTACCAATACCCTGCCAAATAAAACGAAGTATTTCCCTAAATTTGACTGGCCTCGCATCGTGAATCCTGTCATGAAATTCCCTGCCACTGACGAGCATGTTCGTCAAGCAGTAGACCTGGAAGGTAAGGCCATAGCCCAGGCGGAGCGTTACTTTGAGATGTATAAAGACGAAATTGCCTGCATCATACTTGAACCCATACAGGGAGAGGGAGGAGACAACCATTTCAGATTAGAGTTTCACCAGGCCCTGCGTGACCTGGCCGACAAACATGAGGCCCTGCTTATTTATGATGAAGTGCAGACCGGCGTCGGTCTCACCGGTAAATTCTGGGCTCACGAACACTATGTGAAACCGGATATCCTTGCTTTCGGCAAAAAAGCGCAAGTTTGCGGAATACTTTCCAACGACCGGGTGGATGACATAGAAACCAACTGCTTCCACGTTTCATCTCGTATCAATTCTACATGGGGAGGTAATCTGGTGGATATGGTTCGTTTCGGTAGAATACTAGAGGTAATCGAAGAAGAAAAGCTCGTAGAAAACGCTGCTGAGGTCGGCTCCTACCTTCAGGATAAACTCAGTGAGCTGGCCGAAGAGTTTGAACATTTTAGCAACCCCAGGGGTAAAGGTCTATTTTGTGCCATTGACCTGCCTAACGGCCATGCCCGGGATGCCGTCAAGAAACAGTGCATTGAAAATCAACTGATGATTCTGGCCTGTGGTGAGAGAACCATCCGGTTCCGTCCGCCACTGAACGTAAAGAAGGAGCATGTTGATGAGGCAATAAGCATTATGCAGAAATCCTATAAGGAAGCTGCCGGTAAATGCCCGGCACTGACTTCAAATAGCTACACCCTGCCCAACGGCAATAGTGGAAGTTGA
- a CDS encoding TPM domain-containing protein: MSDNGFLTEKQEQRIIKAIAEAENKTSGELRVHIEHKSKRDPLERAARIFHELGMDDTELQNGVLIYIASEDHKAAVYAGKGIHEQVEDGFWSDVLNILLDYFKKEEYENGIVEAVKKVGEKLKELYPYQSGDINELSNEISYYKNDEE, from the coding sequence ATGTCTGACAACGGTTTTCTTACGGAAAAACAGGAACAGAGGATTATCAAGGCTATTGCTGAAGCCGAGAATAAAACATCGGGTGAGCTGCGTGTTCACATTGAACACAAAAGCAAAAGAGATCCTCTGGAACGTGCTGCTCGCATTTTCCATGAGTTGGGCATGGATGATACCGAACTCCAGAATGGAGTATTAATATATATTGCCAGCGAGGATCACAAAGCTGCGGTATATGCCGGTAAGGGAATTCATGAACAGGTAGAAGATGGATTCTGGAGTGATGTACTGAATATCTTGCTGGATTACTTCAAAAAAGAGGAGTATGAAAATGGAATTGTGGAGGCTGTTAAGAAAGTCGGTGAAAAGTTAAAAGAGTTGTACCCCTATCAGAGCGGCGACATAAATGAATTGTCCAACGAAATCAGCTATTACAAAAACGATGAAGAGTAG
- a CDS encoding HAD family hydrolase yields MKVKPKFIYFDLDDTLLDHKSAEKSALNDIHEHFDCFRDTDVADLIDTYHKVNSRQWKLYGEGEIAREQLQRNRFEETLEKLGLDGSRYEEIGTAYMGFYRNHWEWVQGAEKAFHSIRKDFETGILTNGFSETQKAKFEQFNLYSHASQLVISEDVGHLKPDPRIFEYATELTGYDASDILYIGDSYNSDVLGGTSYGWKVAWYTSNGVEEEHDKADIVFNTFNDLYRYLEV; encoded by the coding sequence ATGAAAGTGAAACCTAAATTTATTTATTTTGATCTGGATGACACGCTCCTGGATCATAAAAGTGCTGAAAAAAGTGCTTTAAATGATATTCATGAGCACTTCGACTGCTTCCGAGACACGGACGTTGCAGATCTCATAGATACCTACCATAAGGTCAACAGTCGCCAGTGGAAATTATACGGTGAGGGTGAAATTGCCCGGGAACAGCTGCAGCGTAACCGTTTCGAAGAAACACTGGAGAAGCTGGGATTGGATGGTAGCCGTTATGAAGAAATCGGGACGGCCTACATGGGTTTCTATCGCAACCATTGGGAGTGGGTTCAAGGGGCTGAAAAAGCCTTTCATTCAATTAGAAAAGATTTTGAGACCGGGATATTGACCAATGGGTTTTCGGAGACTCAAAAAGCCAAGTTTGAACAATTTAATCTCTATTCCCATGCCAGTCAGCTAGTGATATCTGAGGATGTAGGTCACTTGAAACCAGACCCCAGGATTTTTGAGTATGCTACTGAGCTGACAGGATATGATGCGAGTGATATCCTTTATATTGGAGACTCTTATAATTCAGATGTCCTTGGCGGTACTTCTTACGGTTGGAAAGTTGCCTGGTACACCTCTAATGGGGTAGAAGAGGAGCATGATAAAGCCGATATTGTCTTCAATACATTCAATGACTTGTACCGTTACCTGGAGGTATAA
- the rocD gene encoding ornithine--oxo-acid transaminase: MITSEEAMALENQYGAHNYHPLPVVLSKGEGVYVWDPEGNRYFDFLSAYSAVNQGHGHPKILNALKEQAEKLTLVSRAFHSDILGVYEEYMHNYFGYDKLLPMNTGAEGVETAIKLCRKWSYEKKNLTPEKATIIVAKGNFHGRTTSIISFSNDPVARKNFGPYTPGFVSVDYDDLDALEQALKEKDVAGFLVEPIQGEAGVNVPSDGYLKKAYELCQKHNALFIADEIQTGIARTGKLLCVDHENVRPDIVILGKALSGGVYPVSAVLADDEIMECIRPGEHGSTYGGNPLACAVAMAALDVVKEENLAENAEKLGKIFRSEMEKLAEKSKLVKKVRGKGLLNAVVINDSEESETAWNICVALKNNGLLAKPTHGNIIRFAPPLVMTEEQLMECVSIISDTVMEYENVAV, translated from the coding sequence ATGATCACGTCTGAAGAAGCAATGGCTCTCGAGAATCAATACGGAGCTCATAATTATCATCCGCTCCCGGTAGTACTTTCAAAGGGTGAAGGAGTGTATGTGTGGGATCCGGAAGGCAACAGGTATTTTGATTTTCTATCAGCTTATTCGGCAGTAAACCAGGGGCATGGCCATCCTAAAATACTGAATGCACTCAAAGAACAGGCAGAAAAGCTTACTTTGGTTTCGCGAGCTTTTCATAGTGATATTCTAGGAGTGTATGAGGAGTACATGCACAACTATTTTGGCTATGACAAGCTGCTGCCAATGAACACGGGTGCCGAAGGCGTGGAGACGGCTATTAAACTGTGCCGAAAGTGGTCATACGAGAAGAAGAATCTCACCCCGGAAAAAGCTACTATCATTGTAGCAAAAGGAAATTTTCATGGCCGAACGACCAGCATCATTTCCTTTTCAAATGATCCGGTCGCACGTAAAAACTTCGGCCCCTATACGCCCGGTTTTGTCTCTGTAGACTATGACGATTTGGATGCATTGGAACAAGCCCTGAAGGAAAAAGATGTCGCCGGTTTCCTAGTGGAACCGATACAGGGGGAAGCAGGAGTAAATGTACCAAGTGATGGATATCTGAAGAAAGCTTATGAACTTTGCCAGAAACATAATGCTCTATTCATTGCCGATGAGATTCAAACTGGCATTGCTCGTACCGGAAAATTACTCTGCGTTGATCACGAAAATGTAAGACCGGATATCGTAATTCTTGGAAAAGCGTTATCCGGCGGGGTCTACCCGGTATCGGCGGTACTGGCAGACGATGAAATTATGGAGTGTATTCGACCCGGCGAACACGGCTCCACCTACGGAGGAAACCCACTGGCTTGTGCTGTAGCGATGGCGGCTCTTGATGTTGTCAAGGAAGAGAATCTGGCTGAAAATGCAGAAAAGCTGGGCAAAATTTTCCGGTCTGAGATGGAGAAACTGGCAGAGAAATCTAAACTGGTAAAAAAAGTTCGTGGAAAAGGCTTATTAAATGCAGTGGTTATCAATGATTCGGAAGAAAGCGAGACTGCATGGAATATCTGTGTGGCCTTAAAAAATAACGGTCTCCTTGCCAAGCCTACCCATGGGAATATCATCCGTTTTGCACCTCCCCTGGTGATGACCGAAGAGCAGCTTATGGAGTGTGTTTCCATCATATCAGATACCGTGATGGAATATGAAAACGTCGCGGTATAG
- a CDS encoding TPM domain-containing protein: MKSSTFGKQSNNSKAAKSQKYSTEQVAGPITISQSFHQNRVTQILRRYLSVLVFLLIPLTLIAQDFPSESTGMVSDFANVFTSSEQQRLETKLRNYRDSTTNVIAVATLPDLKGYDIQQVGTELFNEWRMWHEERYNGVLLLIAPNERKVRIEVGYGLEGAITDAMSSRIIREVITPEFRSGNFYAGIDKATTIMIDLAEGEFEGRMPESSSSGEDDLVSTIIFILFIFYVIYSIFRRGGGGRGKRRRRTLGSGGFIWVGGGSSGGFSGGGGGGFGGFSGGGGFGSGGGGASGGW; this comes from the coding sequence ATGAAGAGTAGCACATTCGGTAAACAAAGCAACAATTCGAAAGCCGCCAAGTCACAAAAGTATTCGACGGAGCAGGTAGCCGGACCTATTACGATTTCTCAGTCCTTTCATCAAAATAGGGTGACACAAATTTTGCGAAGATACCTTTCGGTATTGGTATTTCTTCTCATCCCTTTAACACTTATAGCGCAGGACTTTCCTTCTGAGTCAACAGGCATGGTCAGCGATTTTGCCAATGTCTTTACCTCTTCTGAGCAGCAGCGGCTGGAAACAAAACTTCGCAATTATCGCGATTCCACCACCAACGTTATTGCAGTAGCCACTCTTCCTGATTTAAAAGGGTATGACATACAGCAGGTTGGCACAGAGCTCTTCAATGAATGGCGCATGTGGCATGAAGAGCGCTATAATGGCGTGTTGTTGCTCATCGCGCCCAATGAACGAAAAGTCCGAATCGAGGTTGGATACGGCCTCGAAGGAGCCATAACGGATGCGATGTCAAGCCGTATTATCCGAGAAGTGATTACTCCTGAGTTCCGGAGCGGTAATTTTTATGCAGGAATCGATAAAGCCACTACCATTATGATCGATCTGGCTGAGGGTGAGTTTGAAGGAAGGATGCCGGAAAGCAGCAGCTCAGGAGAGGACGATCTGGTATCCACCATTATTTTTATACTATTTATCTTCTATGTGATCTATTCTATTTTCCGTCGCGGCGGTGGCGGTCGAGGCAAACGCAGAAGAAGAACGCTGGGATCCGGCGGTTTCATTTGGGTTGGCGGAGGCAGCTCCGGCGGCTTTAGCGGTGGAGGTGGCGGAGGCTTCGGAGGTTTCAGCGGTGGCGGAGGCTTCGGTTCCGGTGGCGGAGGTGCCAGCGGAGGATGGTGA
- a CDS encoding LemA family protein: MNIKTLIVLGIVALLVIFGISSYNGLVQKQETVNQAWAQVENQYQRRSELIPNLVNTVKGAADFEQETLTQVTEARSRATSIQVTAEDLNNPEKLAQFQQAQSQLSGALSRLLATVERYPELQANQNFLDLQSQLEGTENRIATERMRFNQSVQTYNTSIRTFPSNIFAGIFGFDSKAYFEADEGAQEAPEVNFD; encoded by the coding sequence ATGAATATTAAAACTCTTATCGTCTTGGGGATTGTTGCCCTTCTGGTAATTTTTGGGATCAGCTCCTACAATGGTCTGGTTCAAAAACAGGAAACCGTAAACCAGGCTTGGGCACAAGTAGAAAATCAATATCAACGCCGGTCTGAATTGATACCTAATCTGGTAAACACCGTGAAAGGTGCTGCTGATTTTGAACAAGAGACACTGACACAGGTCACCGAAGCCAGAAGCCGGGCAACCTCCATTCAGGTTACTGCCGAAGATTTAAATAATCCTGAAAAACTGGCCCAGTTCCAACAGGCACAGAGCCAGCTTTCCGGCGCCCTGTCTCGCTTGTTGGCAACCGTGGAGCGTTACCCCGAGCTGCAGGCGAACCAGAACTTTCTGGACTTGCAATCTCAGCTTGAGGGCACAGAGAATAGGATCGCTACCGAACGCATGAGATTCAACCAGTCTGTGCAGACCTACAACACATCCATCAGAACATTTCCAAGTAATATCTTTGCGGGGATATTTGGTTTTGATAGCAAGGCCTATTTTGAAGCAGACGAGGGAGCCCAGGAAGCTCCCGAAGTGAATTTTGACTAG